The following proteins are co-located in the Ammospiza caudacuta isolate bAmmCau1 chromosome 32, bAmmCau1.pri, whole genome shotgun sequence genome:
- the GNG3 gene encoding guanine nucleotide-binding protein G(I)/G(S)/G(O) subunit gamma-3 gives MKGEPPPSSTLSVGQARKMVEQLKIEASLCRVKVSKAAAELLSYCEAHACEDPLLTPVPTSENPFREKKFFCALL, from the exons ATGAAGGGCGAGCCCccccccagcagcaccctgagcGTGGGCCAGGCCCGGAAAATGGTGGAGCAGCTGAAGATCGAGGCCAGCCTGTGCCGGGTCAAG GTGTCGAAGGCGGCGGCGGAGCTGCTCAGTTACTGCGAGGCGCACGCGTGCGAGGATCCGCTGCTGACGCCGGTGCCGACCTCGGAGAATCCCTTCCGCgagaagaaattcttctgcGCGCTCCTCTGA
- the DMAC1 gene encoding distal membrane-arm assembly complex protein 1 gives MSRGAEAAPEAPPVPEPGPGSPRPLFGGCWSCRLLSGAGLLMAAVSVYQGPRNAMKRGIAPSMGAIAQITFAAGLAAWGIVILADPVGRWQRQNPKNP, from the exons ATGTCGCGGGGCGCGGAGGCCGCACCGGAGGCGCCGCCGGTGCCGGAGCCCGGCCCGGGCTCGCCGCGGCCGCTGTTcgggggctgctggagctgccgcCTGCTGAGCGGCGCGGGGCTGCTCATGGCCGCCGTCTCGGTGTACCAGGGGCCGCGCAACGCCATGAAAAGGGGGATCGCGCCCTCCATGGGCGCCATCGCCCAGATCACCTTCGCCGCCG GTCTGGCCGCCTGGGGCATCGTCATCCTCGCCGACCCCGTGGGACGCTGGCAGCgccagaaccccaaaaacccctga
- the UBXN1 gene encoding UBX domain-containing protein 1 — protein sequence MMAAGGGAGPGRALEALLEMGFGARRAAKALALTGNRGVEPAMDWLVAHEDDPDSDSDPETPPGLGALLGGPRAPPGEQDETQKALSEAGEERERRRRGQELAKLREWRRDEERRRAAEERRRDRAEERAARQRVREKIERDKAERAQRFAPNPPTPPAQPPPEAPAPREYDQCRIQVRLPDGRALTQSFRAREPLAAVRLFVELHRGPGSTGSGPGDPQSPPEPFSLRTAFPRRLFTDEDMEKPLQELGLVPSAVVIVAKKEGS from the exons ATGatggcggcgggcggcggggccgggcccgggcgggCCCTGGAGGCGCTGCTGGAGATGGGATTCGGGGCCCGGCGCGC GGCGAAGGCGCTGGCGCTGACCGGGAACCGCGGGGTGGAACCGGCCATGGACTG GCTGGTGGCCCACGAGGACGACCCCGACTCGGACTCGGACCCCGAGACCCCCCCGGGTCTGGGGGCGCTGCTGGGGGGGCCCCGCGCGCCGCCGGGGGAGCAGGACGAGACCCAGAA GGCGCTGTCGGAGGCCGGGGAGGAGCGCGAGCGGCGCCGCCGGGGCCAGGAGCTGGCCAAGCTGCGCGAATGGCGCCGGGACGAGGAGCGGCGCCGGGCGGCCGAGGAGCGGCGGCGGGACCGGGCCGAGGAGAGGGCGGCGCG GCAGCGAGTGCGGGAGAAGATCGAGAGGGACAAGGCAGAGCGAGCGCAGAGG tTCGCCCCGAACCCCCCGACCCCCCCGGCCCAGCCCCCCCCGGAGGCGCCGGCGCCGCGGGAGTACGACCAGTGCCGGATACag GTGCGTCTCCCCGACGGGCGCGCCCTCACGCAGAGTTTCCGTGCCCGGGAGCCGCTGGCGGCCGTGCGTCTCTTTGTGGAGCTGCACCGGGGCCCCGGCAGCaccgggagcggccccggggacccccagagcccccccgaGCCCTTCAGCCTCCGCACGGCCTTTCCCCGGCGCCTCTTCACCGACGAGGACATGGAGAaacccctgcaggagctgg GTCTGGTCCCCTCCGCCGTCGTCATCGTGGCCAAGAAGGAGGGGAGCTGA
- the LOC131570048 gene encoding ubiquinol-cytochrome-c reductase complex assembly factor 3-like: MALDRRWPLALARAAVPVALGLLLWVAIAGGEQERLQTLKGQPGADAETLAQRRRHNELIMAALREAAETDDNVANRPVPWRK, translated from the exons ATGGCGCTAGACCGGCGGTGGCCACTGGCACTCGCCCGCGCGGCCGTGCCGGTggcgctggggctgctgctgtgggtggcGATTGCGGGCGGCGAGCAGGAGCGGCTGCAGACGCTCAAG GGCCAGCCCGGCGCGGACGCCGAGACTTTGGCGCAGCGGCGGCGCCACAACGAGCTGATCATGGCGGCGCTGCGCGAGGCCGCCGAGACCGACGACAACGTTGCGAACCGGCCGGTGCCGTGGCGGAAGTGA
- the BSCL2 gene encoding LOW QUALITY PROTEIN: seipin (The sequence of the model RefSeq protein was modified relative to this genomic sequence to represent the inferred CDS: deleted 2 bases in 2 codons), protein MAPGGFPAAPPPPLLTWGAQVGRGARRALLRGALGLSLALLLLWGSVFLYGSFYWAYLPAAAVLRPLHLAFRSDCERPGPELCSFPTANVSLLGEHREKVLLYGQLYRISLELELPESPVNRELGMFMVGLSLYGSDGKTLARSERSAMLHYRSRLLRALHTAAFAGLFLSGFAEQSQTLELELMGRYREDPYSPTVGALVEIRSRRVQLYGARLRVHAHFSGLRYLLYHFPVTSAVVGVAGNWTLLALLTLGGYLQWGRGPRRPRPRPAQERRNRGGATGEGEGPDLPDPPQNSEEPENVGASEPGPDPPLLSAAPKEGEGPEEEEEEEGAGQQQEEATPTPLPHALADGPAPLRQRQLCSSS, encoded by the exons ATGGCGCCGGGGGGTttccccgcggccccgccccccccgtTGCTCACCTGGGGGGCTCAGGTGGGGCGg ggggcgcggcgggcgctgctgcggggggcgctggggctgagcctggcgctgctgctgctctggggctccgTGTTCCTCTACGGCTCCTTCTACTGGGCCTACCTGCCCGCGGCCGCCGTGCTGCGGCCCCTGCACCTGGCCTTCAG GTCGGACTGTGAGCGCCCCGGGCCcgagctctgctccttccccacGGCCAACGTGTCCCTGCTGGGGGAGCACCGCGAGAAG GTGTTGCTCTACGGGCAGCTGTACCGGATCtcgctggagctggagctgccggAGTCGCCGGTGAACCgagagctggggatgttcaTGGTGGGGCTGAGCCTGTACGGGAGCGACGGCAAAACCCTGGCCAGGAGTGAGAGATCg gccatGCTCCATTACCGCTCC CGCCTGCTCCGGGCCCTGCACACCGCGGCCTTCGCCGGACTCTTCCTCAGCGGCTTCGCGGAGCAGAGCCAGaccctggagctggagctgatggGGCGCTACCGCGAGGACCCC TACTCACCCACCGTGGGGGCTCTGGTTGAGATCCGCAGCCGCCGGGTGCAGCTCTACGGGGCGCGGCTGCGCGTGCACGCGCACTTCAGCGGCCTCAG gtACCTCCTCTATCACTTCCCTGTGACGTCAGCGGTTGTGGGCGTGGCCGGGAACTGGACGCTCCTGGCTTTGCTGACCCTGGGGGGGTACCTGCAGTGGGGGAGGGGCCCCCGaaggccccgcccccgcccaGCACAG GAGCGGAGGAACCGGGGAGGAGCCAccggggagggggaggggccaG ACCTCCCAGACCCCCCCCAGAATTCGGAGGAGCCCGAAAACGTCGGAGCCTCGGagcccggcccag accCGCCCCTGCTCAGCGCCGCCCCCAAGGAGGGGGAGGGGCccgaggaagaggaggaagaggagggggcggggcagcagcaggaggaggccaCGCCCACGCCCCTCCCCCACGCCCTCGCGGACGGCCCCGCCCCCCTCCGGCAGcgccagctctgctccagctcctga
- the C32H11orf98 gene encoding uncharacterized protein C11orf98 homolog — protein MGIGGKINRPRTELRKKLFKRRRERARGRRQKRRSVSVPAGQAPVWGKRLRKELKRLRALKAAVTEAKRPREEKAGTGSCDVEMAEAAP, from the exons ATGGGGATCGGAGGGAAAATCAACCGGCCACGAACG GAGCTGCGCAAGAAGCTCTTCaagcggcggcgggagcgggcgcggggccggcggcAGAAGAGGCG GTCTGTGTCGGTGCCCGCGGGTCAGGCCCCGGTGTGGGGGAAGCGGCTGCGGAAGGAGCTGAAGCGGCTGCGGG cgcTGAAGGCGGCGGTGACCGAGGCGAAGCGGCCGCGGGAGGAGAAGGCGGGGACGGGGAGCTGCGATGTGGAGATGGCGGAGGCGGCGCCGTGA